One Peromyscus leucopus breed LL Stock chromosome 4, UCI_PerLeu_2.1, whole genome shotgun sequence genomic region harbors:
- the Fjx1 gene encoding four-jointed box protein 1: protein MGRRMRSAAAAAAGLWLLALGSLLTLWGGLLPPRTELPASWPPEDRLPRHPTQSGGPAPEPRFPLPPPLAWDARGGSLKTFRALLTLAAGADNPPGRHPDDRRRHVPAGLPEPAERTAVHGGVFWSRGLEEQVPRGFSEAQAAAWLEVVRGARVVALDRGGCGRSSNRLARFADGTRACVRYGINPEQIQGEALSYYLARLLGLQRHVPPLALARVEARGAQWVQVQEELRAAHWTEGSVVSLTRWLPNLTDVVVPEPWRSEDGRLRPLRDAGGELTNLSQAELVDLVQWTDLILFDYLTANFDRLVSNLFSLQWDPRVMHRATSNLHRGPGGALVFLDNEAGLVHGYRVAGMWDKYNEPLLQSVCVFRERTARRVLELHRGQDAAARLLRLYTRHEPRFPELAELADPHAQLLQRRLDFLAKHILHCKAKYGRRPGDLKALRGREGLGYE, encoded by the coding sequence ATGGGGCGGAGGATGCggagcgccgccgccgccgccgcggggcTCTGGCTGCTGGCGTTGGGCTCGCTGCTGACGCTGTGGGGAGGGCTCCTGCCACCACGGACCGAACTGCCAGCCTCTTGGCCGCCCGAAGATCGACTCCCCCGGCATCCGACCCAGAGTGGCGGCCCCGCGCCCGAGCCGCGCTTCCCTCTGCCCCCGCCCCTAGCGTGGGACGCCCGCGGCGGCTCCCTGAAAACTTTCCGGGCGCTGCTCACCCTGGCGGCCGGCGCAGATAACCCGCCTGGGAGGCACCCGGACGATCGCAGGCGGCACGTGCCAGCCGGGCTGCCCGAGCCCGCGGAGCGCACGGCGGTGCACGGGGGCGTCTTCTGGAGCCGCGGCCTGGAGGAGCAGGTGCCCCGGGGCTTTTCCGAAGCCCAGGCGGCAGCGTGGCTGGAGGTGGTGCGGGGTGCTCGGGTAGTGGCCCTGGATCGCGGAGGCTGCGGACGCAGTTCCAACCGCCTAGCCCGCTTTGCCGACGGCACCCGTGCCTGTGTACGCTACGGCATCAATCCGGAGCAGATCCAAGGCGAGGCCCTGTCCTACTACCTTGCGCGCCTGCTGGGCCTCCAGCGCCACGTGCCGCCGCTGGCACTGGCTCGGGTGGAGGCTCGGGGcgctcagtgggtacaggtgcAGGAGGAGCTGCGCGCCGCGCACTGGACCGAGGGCAGCGTGGTGAGCCTGACGCGCTGGCTGCCCAACCTCACCGACGTGGTGGTGCCCGAGCCCTGGCGATCAGAAGACGGCCGTCTGCGGCCCCTGCGCGACGCCGGGGGCGAGCTGACCAACCTCAGCCAGGCAGAGCTGGTGGACCTGGTACAATGGACCGATCTGATCCTCTTCGATTACCTGACGGCCAACTTCGATCGGCTTGTAAGCAACCTCTTCAGCTTGCAATGGGACCCACGCGTTATGCACCGCGCAACGAGCAACCTGCACCGAGGACCGGGAGGGGCGTTGGTCTTTCTGGACAATGAGGCGGGTTTGGTGCACGGCTACCGGGTGGCCGGCATGTGGGACAAGTATAACGAGCCTCTGTTACAGTCAGTGTGTGTGTTCCGAGAGCGGACTGCTAGGCGAGTCTTGGAGCTGCACCGGGGTCAGGACGCGGCGGCCCGGCTGCTACGCCTCTACACTCGCCACGAACCTCGTTTCCCAGAGCTGGCCGAGCTCGCAGACCCCCATGCTCAGCTGCTACAGCGCCGCCTTGACTTCCTCGCCAAGCACATTTTGCACTGCAAGGCCAAGTACGGCCGCCGGCCCGGGGACTTAAAGGCACTCCGAGGAAGAGAGGGACTGGGGTATGAATGA